Proteins from a single region of Verrucosispora sp. NA02020:
- a CDS encoding ATP-binding protein, with amino-acid sequence MASRIICEVDDAAAVTVVRLAGTLDLTTTRTAYRVLDRCLADQPDALVVDLSGLRVDHPLAVSVFVAAARRAAGWPVVPMVLCAPGPAAAPLTESTACRVVPMRGSCDEATRVAGASAVPRLRVRLEPVAAACRRARELVVDACARWNLPEAVGPASVVLSELVGNVVRHAGTPMQVTVTLRRPWLHLAVVDGSSTPAEEGRSGHHDEGGRGLLLVRELADRWGSAPAGDGKAVWATLAAN; translated from the coding sequence ATGGCGAGCCGGATCATCTGTGAGGTAGACGACGCAGCAGCGGTCACCGTCGTCCGGCTCGCCGGCACCCTCGACCTGACCACCACCCGGACGGCGTACCGCGTGCTGGACCGGTGTCTGGCCGACCAGCCCGACGCGCTGGTGGTGGACCTGTCCGGGCTGCGGGTGGATCACCCGTTGGCGGTGTCGGTCTTCGTCGCCGCCGCACGCCGCGCCGCCGGCTGGCCGGTGGTGCCGATGGTGCTCTGCGCGCCCGGGCCGGCGGCGGCCCCGCTGACCGAGTCGACGGCCTGCCGGGTGGTGCCGATGCGGGGCTCCTGCGACGAGGCGACCCGGGTGGCCGGCGCGTCGGCCGTGCCCCGGCTGCGGGTCCGGCTGGAGCCGGTCGCGGCGGCCTGCCGACGGGCCCGGGAACTGGTCGTCGACGCCTGCGCGCGGTGGAACCTGCCGGAGGCGGTCGGCCCGGCCTCGGTGGTGCTCAGCGAGTTGGTCGGCAACGTGGTGCGGCACGCCGGCACGCCGATGCAGGTGACCGTGACGCTGCGGCGGCCGTGGTTACACCTGGCGGTGGTCGACGGCAGCAGCACGCCGGCCGAGGAGGGCCGGTCCGGGCACCACGACGAGGGCGGCCGGGGCCTGCTGCTGGTACGCGAGCTGGCCGACCGCTGGGGCAGCGCGCCGGCCGGTGACGGAAAGGCCGTCTGGGCCACGCTAGCGGCCAATTGA